In Deltaproteobacteria bacterium, a single genomic region encodes these proteins:
- a CDS encoding nuclear transport factor 2 family protein: MATQTTEAALQGVIDREAIRSLPLQYCHCVWQQDLDGYVNLFTEDGSFATNDPSLPKAQGRDALRTMIGGQMAISKPRPFIHNHVVELLGSDSAKGTCYVEVRLLRDGAKWLMSGYYHDQYAKVGGEWKFKSRQITVDSFAPAKGE; the protein is encoded by the coding sequence ATGGCAACACAAACCACCGAGGCCGCGCTGCAAGGCGTGATCGACCGGGAAGCGATTCGGAGCTTGCCGCTCCAGTATTGCCACTGTGTGTGGCAACAAGACTTAGACGGGTACGTGAACCTATTTACCGAAGACGGTTCGTTTGCCACCAACGATCCGAGCCTGCCGAAAGCGCAGGGGCGCGACGCGCTTCGCACGATGATCGGCGGTCAGATGGCCATCTCGAAGCCACGCCCGTTTATTCATAACCACGTGGTCGAACTGCTGGGGTCGGATAGCGCGAAGGGGACCTGTTATGTCGAGGTGCGTCTCCTGCGCGACGGGGCCAAATGGCTGATGTCCGGCTACTATCACGACCAGTACGCCAAGGTTGGTGGCGAGTGGAAGTTCAAGTCGCGCCAGATTACCGTCGATTCCTTCGCTCCGGCGAAGGGGGAGTAG
- a CDS encoding nuclear transport factor 2 family protein, with product MGQAEPWKRLFLHAHGVARGEGAKVAALFTDDGAFINHLTPDAPPTVVRGRAELDKFYGAIKRNFALPCIHNHLIALAGDEATGTCSIEVRITRGKQSMIGSGYYEDRFRREHGQWKFVERDCTFFHFVPIQQGWAEAAKS from the coding sequence TTGGGGCAGGCTGAGCCATGGAAACGCCTCTTTCTGCATGCGCACGGCGTGGCGCGTGGAGAAGGCGCGAAGGTCGCGGCGTTGTTCACCGACGACGGCGCATTCATTAACCATCTGACGCCGGACGCCCCGCCCACCGTGGTCCGAGGGCGCGCGGAGCTGGACAAATTTTACGGTGCCATCAAGCGCAATTTCGCGCTGCCTTGCATCCATAACCATCTCATCGCGTTAGCGGGCGACGAAGCCACCGGCACTTGTTCCATTGAGGTGCGCATTACGCGTGGCAAGCAAAGCATGATCGGGTCCGGCTACTACGAAGATCGCTTCCGGCGAGAGCATGGACAGTGGAAGTTTGTCGAGCGCGACTGCACCTTTTTCCACTTCGTGCCGATCCAGCAGGGCTGGGCAGAAGCCGCCAAGAGCTAA
- a CDS encoding TIGR03032 family protein gives MAQPAPTPAPADLATLRSVHTSNLPGLFAQLGISLVVSTYQAGKVILVRADGGALNTHFRTFAKPMGIAADASRLTIGGSNMVWDYRNMPAVAQKLEPAGKYDACFLPRRAHVTGDIDIHELGYDRNNELWLVNTRFCCLCTLDAAHSFVPRWRPPFVSALAPEDRCHLNGLCIVNGKPKYVTTLAETDTAGGWRAHKARGGLLMDIDTNEIVLRGLSMPHSPRWYQNKLWVLESGEGSLAQVDLKTRTWKTVAQVPGFTRGIDFIGPLAFIGLSQVRESATFSGIPLVERLTERTCGVWVVHIETGQTIGFLRFEAGVQEIFAVKVLTNARFPELLEWNDERLAHSYVLPDAALAEVKLPTAEDLARSPAHHFQQGMELYRKGKIDESIVAFRQCVVLQPEFPNARYNLGIALGDAEQYVEAIDHLQHVIATEPQRAEAYNSLGYLFSRQRRPQHAIAQYERAIQLQPDYAQAHFNVGMTLLQLGDYRRGWTEYDWRWKTGQFTPFRCPQPQWDGIPSPGKTLLIHTEQGAGDAVQFARYLPWAAQRCKKIILVCRPDLMPLFATIPGIGQIREAGQIAVSEFDTFLPLLSLPRVHGTTLDTIPTATSYLDVDAIRRRKANGTDALTLPAPTSAGQLKVGIVWAGSPTHKNDSHRSIALPEWLPVLRTPGVEFYGLQKGDRSRDIGALPAEVKVHDLDPLLGDYGDLALLLDQLDLVISVDTSVAHVAGALGKPVWTLISYVPDWRWGLEGETTPWYPTMRLIRQSQPRDWEGVMVHVAAALRERRAAQ, from the coding sequence ATGGCTCAGCCTGCCCCAACTCCAGCTCCTGCAGATCTCGCGACCTTGCGCAGTGTCCACACCTCGAACTTACCGGGGTTGTTTGCCCAGCTTGGCATTAGCCTCGTGGTGTCCACATATCAGGCCGGGAAAGTCATTCTCGTGCGTGCCGACGGCGGGGCGCTCAACACCCATTTCCGTACCTTCGCCAAACCCATGGGCATAGCGGCGGACGCCTCCCGGCTCACTATCGGCGGCAGCAACATGGTGTGGGACTACCGCAACATGCCGGCGGTGGCCCAGAAGCTGGAGCCGGCCGGCAAGTATGACGCCTGCTTTTTGCCGCGCCGCGCCCACGTCACCGGCGATATCGACATTCACGAACTCGGGTACGACCGAAACAACGAGCTGTGGCTGGTGAACACGCGGTTCTGTTGCCTGTGCACGCTGGATGCCGCGCACAGCTTCGTGCCGCGCTGGCGTCCGCCGTTTGTCAGTGCGCTGGCACCCGAGGACCGTTGCCATCTCAACGGGCTGTGCATCGTCAACGGCAAGCCCAAGTATGTCACCACGCTGGCCGAGACTGACACCGCCGGTGGCTGGCGCGCGCATAAGGCGCGTGGCGGCTTGCTCATGGATATCGACACCAACGAGATCGTGCTGCGCGGTCTCTCCATGCCGCACTCGCCGCGCTGGTATCAAAACAAATTATGGGTGCTGGAGTCGGGCGAAGGCAGCCTCGCGCAAGTGGACCTCAAGACTCGCACGTGGAAAACGGTCGCCCAGGTGCCGGGGTTTACCCGTGGCATCGACTTTATCGGCCCACTGGCTTTCATCGGTCTGTCGCAAGTGCGAGAAAGCGCGACCTTTAGCGGCATCCCCTTGGTCGAGCGCCTCACCGAACGCACCTGCGGAGTATGGGTGGTGCATATCGAAACCGGGCAGACGATCGGCTTTCTTCGCTTCGAGGCTGGAGTGCAAGAAATCTTTGCCGTCAAAGTCCTCACCAACGCCCGCTTCCCCGAACTCCTGGAATGGAACGACGAGCGGCTGGCCCATTCCTACGTGTTGCCGGACGCAGCCCTGGCGGAAGTCAAACTGCCCACCGCCGAGGATCTCGCGCGCTCGCCGGCGCATCATTTTCAACAAGGGATGGAGTTGTACCGCAAAGGGAAAATCGACGAATCGATTGTCGCGTTTCGTCAGTGTGTCGTCCTCCAACCCGAATTTCCTAATGCCCGCTATAACTTGGGCATCGCCTTGGGCGACGCCGAGCAATACGTCGAGGCCATCGACCACTTGCAACACGTCATCGCCACCGAACCGCAACGCGCCGAAGCCTACAACAGCCTGGGCTATCTCTTCAGTCGTCAGCGGAGACCGCAACACGCTATTGCCCAATACGAACGCGCCATTCAACTGCAGCCCGACTACGCCCAAGCGCATTTCAATGTGGGGATGACGCTCCTGCAGCTTGGCGATTATCGGCGCGGGTGGACCGAATACGACTGGCGCTGGAAGACCGGGCAGTTCACGCCCTTCCGCTGCCCACAGCCACAATGGGACGGCATCCCGAGTCCGGGAAAGACCTTGCTCATCCACACCGAACAAGGGGCGGGCGATGCGGTGCAGTTTGCCCGCTATCTCCCGTGGGCGGCGCAGCGCTGCAAAAAGATCATTCTCGTGTGCCGACCGGACCTGATGCCGTTGTTCGCGACTATTCCCGGCATCGGCCAGATTCGCGAGGCCGGACAAATCGCGGTATCGGAATTCGATACCTTCCTGCCACTGCTCAGCCTCCCACGTGTGCATGGCACGACCCTCGACACCATTCCCACCGCAACTTCGTACCTCGATGTCGATGCCATCCGGCGGCGGAAGGCGAACGGAACAGATGCGCTGACGTTGCCGGCTCCCACCTCCGCCGGGCAGCTCAAGGTTGGAATCGTGTGGGCCGGCAGTCCGACGCATAAGAACGACAGCCATCGATCCATCGCTTTGCCGGAATGGTTGCCAGTGCTGCGGACTCCCGGGGTGGAGTTTTACGGCTTGCAGAAAGGCGACCGCAGCCGCGATATCGGCGCATTGCCGGCGGAGGTGAAGGTCCACGACTTAGACCCACTGCTGGGAGATTATGGCGACTTGGCGCTGCTCCTCGACCAGCTTGACTTAGTTATCAGCGTCGATACCTCGGTGGCGCACGTCGCCGGCGCTTTGGGAAAGCCGGTATGGACGTTGATCAGCTATGTGCCGGATTGGCGCTGGGGGTTAGAAGGCGAGACCACGCCCTGGTACCCGACCATGCGGCTCATCCGGCAAAGTCAGCCCCGCGATTGGGAGGGCGTCATGGTGCATGTCGCCGCCGCACTGCGAGAGCGGCGGGCTGCGCAGTGA
- a CDS encoding SMP-30/gluconolactonase/LRE family protein, whose protein sequence is MTSIALENVETFGSGLVHAEGVVIDRDGNAWGGCRSGAVYMVEPDGTTRQVGQLPEKAIPNGVTMDRAGNFVYCDLRNKAVMRMTRDGAVSMVGDRAGDLLLNMPNFCSYDAEGNLYVSNSSTQRGSKVFEEFDNPAPNGALVRIRPDGRGEIVATGIYFANGTAVDPNEDAVYVLESTRNDCLRIQINKDGTFGKPEVYAKGFPALPDGMAFDVERNLYITLPGIPKDGKLAPVNRIIRVDTNGNWETLIHDPDGTKLAFPTNCAFGGPGMQDLFIANLEGNHFNRVRTTFRGHPLYHQR, encoded by the coding sequence ATGACAAGTATCGCATTGGAAAACGTCGAGACCTTCGGCTCCGGCCTCGTCCATGCCGAGGGCGTGGTGATCGATCGCGACGGCAACGCCTGGGGCGGCTGCCGCAGCGGTGCCGTATATATGGTCGAGCCCGACGGCACGACCCGCCAAGTGGGGCAATTGCCCGAGAAGGCGATTCCCAACGGCGTGACCATGGATCGCGCCGGCAACTTCGTCTACTGCGATCTGAGAAACAAAGCCGTCATGCGCATGACGCGCGATGGAGCGGTGTCGATGGTCGGAGATCGCGCCGGCGATTTGCTGCTGAACATGCCCAATTTTTGCAGTTACGACGCCGAGGGTAATCTGTACGTGTCGAATTCGAGCACCCAGCGCGGCAGCAAGGTGTTCGAAGAGTTCGACAACCCGGCCCCCAACGGCGCGCTGGTGCGTATCCGGCCCGACGGGCGTGGAGAAATCGTCGCCACCGGCATTTATTTCGCCAATGGCACGGCGGTCGATCCCAACGAGGACGCGGTCTACGTGCTCGAAAGTACCCGTAACGACTGTCTGCGCATCCAGATCAACAAAGATGGCACCTTCGGTAAGCCGGAAGTCTACGCCAAAGGATTTCCGGCTTTACCGGACGGCATGGCGTTCGATGTCGAGCGCAACCTCTACATCACGTTGCCGGGTATTCCGAAAGACGGAAAACTCGCGCCGGTGAATCGGATCATTCGTGTAGACACCAACGGCAACTGGGAGACGCTCATTCACGATCCCGACGGGACCAAGCTCGCCTTTCCCACCAATTGCGCGTTCGGTGGGCCGGGGATGCAGGATCTCTTTATCGCCAATCTTGAAGGCAATCATTTTAACCGGGTGCGGACGACCTTTCGCGGCCATCCGCTCTATCACCAGAGGTAG
- a CDS encoding TetR/AcrR family transcriptional regulator, translating into MARTNAQEKSLKHTLREESILQAAAACFGEQGYRATTLEAVAERLGISRVTLYRYCPSKEELLIRVFERSIAIFQRGLRQICAQEVPPEEKVRQIIRHQVRLMADHRNFLSVFFSEESHLPAEMAQRARAERRAYDTLIEEVIEEGVAAGRLAPLPPKLLSFAILGMCNWLYQWYQPDGPLSADEVARIFIVLMEHGYLHGDPQQEMVKRLERVEAELTQLRQFLQTTNLKSPAVNGPTA; encoded by the coding sequence ATGGCGCGCACGAACGCACAAGAAAAAAGCCTCAAACACACGCTACGGGAGGAATCCATCCTACAAGCCGCTGCCGCCTGTTTTGGCGAGCAAGGCTATCGTGCGACAACTTTGGAGGCCGTGGCCGAGCGGCTGGGCATTTCCCGGGTCACGCTCTACCGTTACTGTCCGAGTAAGGAAGAACTCCTCATCCGCGTCTTCGAGCGGTCCATTGCTATTTTCCAACGTGGCTTGCGGCAAATCTGTGCCCAAGAGGTCCCGCCGGAAGAAAAGGTGCGGCAGATTATTCGCCATCAGGTGCGCCTCATGGCCGATCATCGCAACTTTCTCTCAGTCTTTTTCAGCGAGGAGAGCCATTTGCCGGCCGAAATGGCCCAGCGCGCCCGCGCCGAACGCCGCGCTTACGACACGCTCATCGAAGAGGTGATTGAGGAGGGTGTCGCTGCCGGGCGTTTGGCACCGCTGCCGCCGAAACTGCTCTCATTCGCGATCCTCGGCATGTGCAATTGGCTGTATCAGTGGTACCAGCCCGATGGGCCGCTGTCTGCCGACGAGGTAGCACGGATTTTCATCGTGCTAATGGAGCACGGCTACCTGCACGGCGACCCGCAACAGGAAATGGTGAAGCGGCTGGAAAGGGTGGAAGCCGAGCTGACGCAGTTACGCCAGTTTTTGCAAACGACGAATCTCAAGTCGCCAGCCGTCAACGGTCCTACGGCATGA
- a CDS encoding peroxiredoxin, with translation MSIQVGQKAPDFTLKTNKMQDFKLSDQQGKKNTVLLFVPLAFTGVCTKEFCSVRDNINSLQNDNTQVVGISVDSPFALDAWAAKESYNFPLLSDFNKEVSAAYGSLYESLLVFRGVSKRSAFVVDKSGTVQYAWVSEDAGKMPDLDPIRECLQKCG, from the coding sequence ATGAGTATCCAAGTGGGACAAAAGGCCCCGGATTTCACTCTCAAGACCAACAAAATGCAGGACTTCAAACTGAGCGATCAGCAAGGCAAGAAGAACACTGTCCTGCTCTTCGTGCCCTTGGCCTTTACCGGTGTGTGCACGAAGGAATTTTGTTCCGTGCGAGACAACATCAATTCCTTGCAAAACGACAACACCCAGGTCGTGGGCATCAGTGTCGATAGTCCGTTTGCGCTGGACGCGTGGGCGGCGAAAGAAAGCTATAACTTCCCCTTGTTGAGCGACTTCAACAAAGAGGTCTCCGCCGCGTATGGGTCGCTGTACGAAAGTCTGCTGGTGTTCCGCGGCGTCTCCAAGCGCTCGGCGTTCGTGGTCGATAAGAGCGGGACAGTCCAGTACGCGTGGGTCAGTGAAGACGCTGGCAAGATGCCCGATCTCGACCCTATTCGCGAATGCCTACAGAAATGCGGATGA
- a CDS encoding MMPL family transporter encodes MERIYHFIVRWPKSVLLALVLLTSFLGVRALQIRIDSSAEHLLATDDPKKKYYDEIRAIFGGDDIGMIGLVTDNVYTQATIEKIRRMTTQLEKVDGVQSVRSLTNLPDIIADLNYPPPLLPKTLTDPAALAALRKRIEEEYPIYLNFVAKDAGGAAIVVYFKTLTEDEFLEKGVDDRIEDIIRQEQGPETLYYTGMQHIKISSLKLMRQDLRTFTPLSLLVIMGVLGVCFRNLRGVLLPLLSVLGGVVWTLGIMVLTNAAITIGTLVLPSLLIVIGSTYSIYVIAQYEEEAAKGGPAADVVLRSLKRVSLPVIVAALTTVVGFVALLVNRIGTIRALGLYAAVGFASVTIIVLTLIPATLALLPLPRVRSTTGKGRLLGAFLARMGHFNRRYQKPIIVVAVVSVIPCLWGMSLIRADSNFLQFFKPDSPVRRANEIISEKIGGAQPFSVIVSSPEKGGIATWDIVKRIRDLQLYLATQPGIDQTTSLADICELMDRAIRKGGSADDIVVGEEGSAEAPAPSAAAPDTPFWENEERFDSTMRLIKNASPKTFSSFADAAFFKASITVRTSLTSSSDIVRVAENIRSYAAEHFPPEIAVHPTGSLILLNEATEDIVWGQITSLGFALVVIFVVLSLMFLSMKVGFLSLLPNVLAILIFFGVMGWTGVTLNLGTSIIASIAIGIAVEDAIRYLARLSAEIQATHDQEQAIFQTIATVGKPIVYASAALGLGFLTLLFSNFVPIQKFGILTAITIAAAFVNDLVLLPALLATTRIITLWDVIALRLGKDPHRTIPLFAGLRPSQAKIVTLMGKLKTYAPGQPIIQQGEIGDEMYILITGTADVFINPDSQRKRVRTLTRGDVFGEMGLIRHHERAADVIATESVEVIAVDERFLDQMQRRYPRVGAKIFLNIAKMLSDRLQESQGPTK; translated from the coding sequence ATGGAACGCATTTATCATTTCATTGTCCGCTGGCCGAAAAGCGTGCTGTTAGCGCTGGTGCTGCTCACTAGCTTTCTCGGGGTGCGCGCGTTGCAGATTCGCATCGATAGTTCCGCCGAACATCTCCTGGCGACGGACGATCCCAAGAAAAAGTACTACGACGAAATCCGCGCCATCTTCGGCGGCGACGATATCGGCATGATCGGCCTTGTGACCGACAATGTTTACACACAAGCGACCATAGAAAAGATTCGCCGGATGACGACCCAACTGGAGAAGGTCGATGGCGTGCAGAGCGTTCGTAGCCTGACGAATCTGCCGGACATAATCGCGGATCTTAACTATCCACCGCCCTTGCTGCCCAAAACCCTGACTGACCCGGCAGCGCTGGCCGCGCTTAGGAAAAGAATCGAGGAAGAGTACCCTATCTACCTCAATTTCGTGGCCAAGGACGCTGGGGGTGCCGCCATCGTGGTCTACTTTAAGACCCTCACCGAAGACGAATTCCTCGAAAAAGGCGTGGATGACCGCATTGAGGACATCATACGGCAAGAGCAGGGGCCGGAAACGTTGTACTACACCGGCATGCAGCATATTAAAATCAGCTCGCTCAAGCTCATGCGGCAAGATCTTCGCACCTTCACCCCGCTGAGCTTGCTCGTCATCATGGGCGTCCTGGGCGTGTGTTTCCGCAACCTGCGCGGCGTACTCCTGCCGCTGCTCTCGGTGCTGGGCGGGGTGGTCTGGACCCTGGGGATCATGGTGCTGACCAACGCGGCGATCACGATCGGCACGCTCGTGCTGCCATCGCTATTGATCGTCATCGGCAGCACCTACTCTATCTATGTCATCGCCCAATACGAAGAAGAGGCGGCAAAAGGCGGTCCCGCTGCGGACGTCGTCCTGCGCTCGCTCAAGCGCGTCAGCCTGCCGGTCATCGTCGCCGCCCTCACGACCGTCGTGGGATTTGTCGCGCTGTTGGTCAATCGTATCGGCACCATTCGGGCACTCGGGTTGTACGCCGCCGTGGGGTTCGCCAGTGTCACTATCATCGTGCTGACGTTAATTCCTGCCACTCTGGCATTACTGCCCTTGCCACGCGTGCGAAGTACCACAGGAAAAGGCAGACTCCTGGGCGCATTCCTCGCTCGCATGGGGCATTTTAACCGTCGCTATCAGAAGCCCATCATTGTCGTCGCCGTCGTGTCGGTCATTCCCTGCCTCTGGGGGATGAGCCTCATCAGGGCCGACTCGAACTTTTTGCAGTTCTTCAAGCCGGACTCGCCGGTGCGCCGCGCCAACGAAATCATCAGCGAAAAGATCGGTGGGGCGCAACCGTTCTCCGTCATTGTCAGCAGCCCGGAGAAAGGGGGGATCGCCACCTGGGACATCGTAAAGCGCATCCGCGACTTGCAGTTGTATCTCGCCACCCAACCCGGCATCGATCAGACCACCTCGCTCGCCGATATTTGCGAACTCATGGACCGCGCCATTCGCAAAGGTGGCTCTGCAGATGACATTGTCGTGGGTGAAGAAGGAAGCGCAGAGGCGCCGGCCCCGTCCGCTGCCGCGCCTGACACGCCCTTCTGGGAAAACGAAGAGCGGTTCGACTCGACCATGCGGTTGATTAAGAACGCCAGCCCCAAGACCTTCTCCTCGTTTGCCGATGCCGCTTTTTTCAAGGCGAGCATCACCGTGCGTACGAGCCTGACCAGTTCGAGCGACATCGTGCGCGTTGCCGAGAACATCCGTAGCTATGCCGCCGAGCACTTCCCGCCAGAGATAGCAGTCCACCCGACTGGCAGTCTCATCCTCCTCAACGAAGCCACGGAAGATATCGTCTGGGGACAAATCACCAGCCTGGGGTTCGCCTTGGTGGTCATTTTCGTCGTACTCTCGCTCATGTTCCTGTCCATGAAAGTCGGGTTCTTGTCTTTGTTGCCCAACGTCCTGGCCATTCTGATCTTTTTCGGGGTCATGGGGTGGACGGGCGTCACGCTTAACTTGGGCACGAGTATCATTGCCTCGATCGCCATCGGCATCGCCGTCGAAGATGCGATTCGCTATCTGGCGCGCCTGAGCGCCGAGATCCAAGCGACTCACGATCAAGAACAGGCCATCTTTCAAACCATCGCCACGGTCGGCAAGCCCATCGTTTACGCCTCGGCGGCGCTGGGTCTCGGCTTTCTGACTCTGCTCTTTTCTAACTTCGTACCCATTCAAAAGTTCGGCATCCTGACGGCCATCACCATCGCGGCGGCCTTCGTCAACGACTTGGTGCTGTTGCCGGCACTGCTGGCCACCACTCGCATCATTACCCTGTGGGATGTGATTGCCTTGCGGTTGGGCAAAGACCCGCACAGAACCATCCCGCTGTTCGCCGGGTTGCGACCGTCGCAGGCAAAGATCGTGACGCTAATGGGGAAATTGAAAACCTACGCTCCCGGCCAGCCCATCATTCAGCAGGGCGAAATCGGGGACGAAATGTACATCTTGATCACCGGTACGGCGGATGTCTTCATCAATCCCGATAGCCAACGCAAGCGGGTGCGCACCCTCACCCGAGGCGATGTCTTCGGGGAAATGGGCCTGATCCGCCATCACGAGCGCGCGGCGGACGTAATCGCCACTGAATCCGTGGAAGTGATCGCCGTGGACGAGCGGTTTCTGGACCAAATGCAGCGACGCTATCCGCGCGTCGGCGCCAAGATCTTCCTCAATATCGCCAAGATGTTGAGCGACCGGCTGCAAGAATCGCAAGGACCGACGAAATAA
- a CDS encoding hydantoinase B/oxoprolinase family protein, whose amino-acid sequence MKRPFDPILVEVIRNQIAAITEEMTLTVYRTGRSGMCKVGDFATAVCDRQGRLIGEGGSPYQMCVFIDTMENVLAKHGASLRPGDMIIANDPYCGISHMPDITLIAPAFWKEQLVGFLISYSHHTDIGGRFAGGISSLCQSSFEEGVRIPMLKLYDAGKRNDVLLEQIVANVRTPEEWVGDVDAKVASCWKGQEQLAKLLDKYGLERYNATCDYLVDYSERVTRAAIRQIPSGEYREEALFEDENEVTGGPVPLSVVVRINGDQATVDLSAAPPQVNASINAPLVSTKSVTRAPFKALLPGDALTNIGFARAIDVIVPPGTLLNPRYPAAVGGRASLMMTLSNMVYRVIAKALPGRLGGVGEGADMLHFNTHSGGKYRSFMDVFFGGWGGRPHVDGVDGVSPLVMGGGYGSMPAELLEREYPVIIDGFGFVPDTEGAGRHRGSVSVYREWRFREPAEVLLRTVGLRGAEGLAGGGRGGDAVNIHRSGEQETVLTPQAHVHLHVQPGDRVYHKVHGSGGYGEPYERDPEAVLFDVMEGKISLARARDVYGVVIEPEQGAVNHAATLALRARMKEMLVAAAD is encoded by the coding sequence ATGAAGCGACCCTTCGATCCGATCCTCGTTGAAGTTATCAGAAACCAGATTGCCGCGATCACGGAAGAGATGACGCTCACTGTCTATCGGACCGGTCGCTCGGGCATGTGCAAAGTCGGCGATTTTGCCACCGCTGTGTGCGACCGCCAGGGCCGCTTGATCGGCGAGGGCGGTTCGCCTTACCAGATGTGCGTGTTCATCGACACCATGGAGAACGTGCTGGCCAAGCACGGGGCCTCGCTACGACCGGGCGATATGATTATCGCCAACGACCCCTACTGCGGTATTTCCCACATGCCGGACATTACGCTCATTGCCCCGGCCTTCTGGAAAGAGCAGCTCGTGGGGTTTCTCATTTCCTACTCGCACCACACGGACATCGGCGGGCGGTTTGCCGGCGGCATTTCCAGCCTCTGCCAATCCAGCTTCGAGGAAGGCGTCCGCATTCCCATGCTGAAGCTCTATGATGCCGGCAAGCGCAACGATGTGCTGCTCGAACAGATCGTCGCCAACGTGCGCACCCCGGAAGAGTGGGTGGGCGATGTCGATGCCAAAGTGGCCAGTTGTTGGAAAGGCCAGGAGCAGCTCGCCAAGCTGCTCGATAAGTACGGGCTAGAGCGATACAACGCCACCTGCGACTATCTGGTGGATTACTCGGAGCGCGTCACTCGGGCGGCGATTCGACAGATCCCTTCGGGCGAGTATCGCGAAGAAGCATTGTTCGAAGATGAGAATGAAGTTACGGGCGGCCCGGTGCCGCTGAGCGTGGTCGTTCGGATTAACGGCGATCAGGCCACGGTCGACTTGTCGGCTGCTCCGCCCCAGGTCAACGCCTCTATTAACGCGCCGCTGGTGTCCACCAAGTCGGTGACCCGCGCGCCGTTCAAAGCCCTGCTGCCTGGCGATGCGCTGACCAACATTGGTTTTGCCCGCGCTATCGATGTGATCGTGCCGCCCGGCACCTTGTTGAATCCTCGCTATCCCGCTGCAGTCGGCGGGCGCGCGTCGCTGATGATGACGCTGAGCAACATGGTGTATCGCGTCATCGCCAAAGCCCTTCCTGGGCGACTCGGGGGCGTGGGCGAAGGCGCGGATATGCTACATTTCAACACTCACAGCGGCGGCAAATATCGCTCCTTCATGGATGTGTTCTTCGGCGGCTGGGGTGGGCGACCGCACGTCGACGGCGTGGATGGCGTCTCGCCGTTGGTCATGGGCGGCGGCTACGGGTCGATGCCGGCGGAGCTGCTGGAGCGCGAGTATCCCGTCATCATCGACGGCTTCGGGTTCGTGCCCGACACTGAAGGCGCGGGGCGACATCGCGGATCGGTCTCGGTCTATCGCGAGTGGCGGTTCCGCGAACCGGCTGAAGTGTTGTTGCGCACGGTCGGTCTGCGCGGCGCTGAAGGGTTGGCCGGCGGCGGACGCGGCGGCGATGCCGTCAACATTCACCGCTCGGGCGAACAGGAAACCGTGCTGACTCCGCAGGCGCACGTGCATCTGCACGTCCAGCCGGGCGATCGGGTTTACCACAAAGTCCACGGCTCTGGCGGGTACGGAGAGCCCTACGAGCGGGACCCAGAAGCCGTGCTGTTCGATGTCATGGAGGGGAAAATTTCGCTGGCCCGCGCGCGCGATGTGTACGGCGTCGTGATCGAGCCGGAGCAAGGTGCGGTCAACCACGCCGCAACGCTGGCGCTCCGAGCACGGATGAAGGAGATGCTGGTCGCGGCGGCAGATTGA
- a CDS encoding antibiotic biosynthesis monooxygenase, whose translation MSVVVLLEMQVKPEAVNEVKAALKDILPDTRAYAGCQGIDIYGNLDNGGNLVFYERWDSRDHYQKYLNWRTETGVLSKLVANLTGPPNIRYFERVDI comes from the coding sequence ATGAGTGTAGTCGTATTGCTAGAAATGCAGGTCAAACCCGAGGCCGTAAACGAGGTCAAAGCTGCGTTAAAGGACATCCTGCCGGACACCCGCGCCTATGCCGGATGCCAAGGCATCGACATTTACGGCAATCTCGATAATGGCGGCAATCTCGTGTTCTACGAACGCTGGGATTCGCGCGACCACTATCAGAAATATCTGAACTGGCGCACGGAGACCGGGGTGCTGAGCAAATTGGTGGCGAATCTCACCGGCCCGCCCAATATCCGCTACTTCGAGCGCGTGGACATCTAG